A section of the Camelus dromedarius isolate mCamDro1 chromosome 14, mCamDro1.pat, whole genome shotgun sequence genome encodes:
- the NPPB gene encoding natriuretic peptides B precursor, with translation MDPQTALPRALLFLLFLHLSLLGCLSHPLGGPGPASELPGIQELLDRLRDRISELQAEQMDLKPLQQGQGLAEAWETPAAFPERVTGPRNKVLEALRGIRSPKMMRDSSCFGRRLDRIGSLSGLGCNVLRRY, from the exons CCTTCTGTTCTTGCACCTGTCGCTGCTAGGATGTCTCTCCCACCCTCTGGGTGGCCCCGGCCCAGCCTCGGAACTGCCCGGGATACAG GAGCTGCTGGACCGTCTGCGAGACAGAATCTCGGAGCTGCAGGCGGAGCAGATGGACCTGAAGCCCCtccagcagggccagggcctcGCGGAAGCCTGGGAGACCCCGGCGGCATTCCCCGAGAGGGTCACTGGGCCCCGCAACAAGGTCCTCGAGGCCCTGCGGGGAATACGCAGCCCCAAGATGATGCGCGACTCCAGCTGCTTTGGGCGGAGGCTGGACCGGATCGGCTCCCTCAGCGGCCTGGGCTGCAATG TGCTGAGGCGATATTAA